ATCGTCATAGTTGTAGTACTGGGGCCTGACATAATTTCGTAATGCGCAAAAATTCGATACGtaaatatgtaaatatgtagacatgtatgtatatttgtaCAGCTTAACTCATTCATTCCAGTTTTCGAGTGTCAGTTTTGAGAATATGGCATCCGATGCGATGCGatctctggcaaatgccaagAGTTCACCTTGAGTATGAAATTAGCGCCTTAGGTGAGTGTAAAAGTAAGGTGCGTAACAAAAGTGTACGATACACAGAAAATATTACTTTCCGAAGCATGTCAGCTTTGGATATTTGTTCATAATATGGCCAGTACTTCTTCGGAAACACAATTGAAATTGAATTAAAGAGTTTTTGCAAGATTCAATTGTAGAATTGAGGTTGTTTTTAAATCAAAAACTATGAATTTTACTGTAATTTGATATAAACTCCTTTTTCATCGTATATATATCGAATAGTTTTACATTTTTATCAACAATTGAGACAAACTACCATTTTTCGGATGCTCTCCTATTGTTTTGATTGAAAATAAGATATTAATGTAGTATTTCTAAAATAGTTTGCTATAAATTTTACAAGTACTTCATCGGATATTAGAGTACTGCATGGTTTTTGATAAAATAATAGTTGAAACCGATTTACCGATTGAAATTTCGATGAAAAATTAAAAGGAGTCTTTCAATATCCATTATAAAGGAGATCAAGACAAAAATTTGCTGTATTACTTTATGCAGGGATTTATGCAGGGTCCCTAAACTCAAATTTTCGGAGTTTTCAAGAATGGAATGTACACTTTTTGGACATTCCATAGTTCCGAGAAGCACCTTCCGAGTGAGACATGTTAGTTCATGTGTGTGGGGTAGGCCTAACTGAATGATTCAATTGTGGTCTGTGGCTAAACCAATATTTGACTGCACCTTTGACACGTTTACGAGACAGCCATAAAGCTACGATCTGAGTTTCGGTTTCTATTAGCCAATTAGCTCCTCTGCGGCTCGACTGCGTCTCGACTGGGGCACAAACCTGTTTAATCTAAGCTAGAGATGAGATGAGAGGTCTTCTCGGCGGCGGTTAATCCAATAAAAAGTGAAATTATTTGATTGGTTTCAGTTTCGGTTTCAATTTCTGTTTGGGTGCTAGGGGGCGCTGCGGTGTGCTTTAATCCAGGTGCACAGATGGTTAGCGGTCGCTACGACTACGACCCTGCAGATATTTTCACAATTTCACTCACACCAATACACCGGGATTTTGTTGAACAAACTTTGTGCCAAATTTGGTTTTCACTTTGAATTTCTACGGCCACGACCAGCACTTTGAAAACTCTCTCGGGGCGGACACTTTTCTCTTCACTCTTCCACTCTACCACTCTACGActctttcgtttcgtttggtTTCTTTCACGGCAATTCAAATTCGCGTGCTACCTCGACGACAACCGTTAAGCATTTGAGCTTTTGCAAGACATCGCCGTGGCCTAGTAGCAAGCGGAGCAGCCAAAAGCGGAGCTCAGGTTGGATCCAACATGTTCGTTTGGGTTGCGATGGAGCAAAGCTTAGCTTTTGGGCCCCACTCGTTGCTTCGGATACTCTAACAAGGGCAGAAATATGATATAGTTTTTCGATTTAGatataatttaaataaatatgagAGGTAGGTAGATGGATAATGACATTATATTGGTAAAAGAGCCTTTTCTGTAAGCATTTGATAGCAATATTCCTATACTATCGGTACTATACTACAGTAGTTTACTCAAGTACGAGTATCCTATTGGATCCTGGCTACTATTTCTTATGTGCATATACCTTGAGTTTTACCAAAAAACTTCATTTCACTTCATTTAGTTTTATATACACCCAGATCTTATATCTTATGCCCTAGAGTGTGGGAGATATTTCCTCTACTGCATTACAAACTTCTAAAATAGATAACACTACTTGTTGTTAGGGTATTCCACCAAAAAACAGCACTTCAAACTCTACCGaaaatttgaaatattttttctGACGCATTAACATTACCCGTATCGTGCGTACCTTAACATTGTTGTCGTTGCTTTTGGGTTGGACTTTTGGACAGTCGCTCAGTTGTTGGGAGTTTCGAAATGCGATTATGCTGCGTAGATGGATGGAGCCTAAGTCTGTCCACTTATTCATGCTCCAATTCCAGTCCAGTGGCCACCCCAGTGGGGTTCTGGGACGACTTCGGGCATTCCACAGTTGATTCATAAAGTTCAGTTCGGTTCAGTTAATATGCTGATTGTCATTGTTATGGATCGTAATAGTTCACTTAACCTAGTGCGTGATAGCCTTCGTTTGTCAGAATAAGCTGAACATTGGGGTAAAACCATTTAAATTTACCCGCACCTGACGACGATAGCTGCTGACTCAACGATAGGTGCATATGCTCTCGCATATTCGATGTTTTTGTACGTCAATGGAGACCTATCAAGGGCGCAGTTTACCCTTGATGGATGTTTTGACAGAGATCGTCTCCAATAAGTATGATCGTGTGGCTGCAGCCTCTACTTCCGCCTCGCAGGGGATTTCGCACGCTTTTGACGGGCGGCTTTCTTCTTTAATTTCATTAATAAAATCGTCATCATTAAATTAAGTGCGGTGGTGCCGCCTGGAAACGTCGTGACACAAAAGACACCCAAATTGCCAATGATGGTAGGGGCGAAGCAGGGgaataaagaaagaaagaaacgaacaaaaaatgaaagaaaGCAGGGTACTAGGAAGGGGCCACGGGCCACCCTAATCGCAGCATCCGCTTTCAAGCATGTATGATGGCTGTAAGATCTCAAAAAAAGGGCAAGGCATGAAAGCTCCGCCTCCCAAAGCCCCCCCAATTACTGGCTTACTGCACTTCAACTGCAATCGAACCTCGACCTGATTCAACAACATATCGCATTTACATTGTTTATCAGGCCATACAGGCCGCGCCTCCAACTCCCCAAGACAGCGGCTACCGTACGATGTCTGGGGGCGGACGGCGAAAGTGAAAGTTCTGTGCATGTATGGGGGCTCGGGCCAGCCGTATTTCAATGTACGAGTACTGTAaaaaacacagcaagaatagTGATAAGATAATGGTTAATCGAATACCCTAGTAGTAGCAATATTTCGTTCGTCATATTTTgtgtaaatattttttaatcaTGATCATTACTTGTGAAATTATAGATAATGATTTATTTTTGAGTAGATTTATCATCAAAGATATGGATGGGCTGGAAAGGAAAATATGTTTCGAATAAAAGACATAATAATTGCACCTCGAATACCTTAGTAGAAAAATATTATACAAATATCATTagatcatgaaagtttttggTGATAGTATTTCTAATGATCTTATGTATCATCGAGTTACATACTACATCTTCAAAGCTGCGGATAACACAGTCTTCGGAAGAACTAAGAAGAAATTCCAAATCAACATAATCTGCAGAAGATTTTCCTGCCACTTTTAATGCTGATTAAGAATAAGTATATCTTATTATCCAACTTTATAAGCTTTAAATGAAAATCTATTTCCTCTTAAATAAAGTAGAAACTATTCAAAATACATTCCTTTCCctgctataataataatcaaattaataaaatataatttaatcgagggggaacgttgcgAGTAGCTTCTACGGCCGctactctacatttatacacGATTCTCAGTTAGCATGGTTCCCCTCCGCTAGAGGGCACACATTGAATGAGGAAGAGAGAGAATGAGTTAGACGTTCCTTCgttccttctggctataataatgatccgatctgactcagattcagcaatctgctAGATGCGGTCATTCTCAGACAGATATGgctatatcgactcggctattgatactgatcaagaatacatatgtatatactttatggggtagGAGACGCACATCAATGTCACCACAAACCAAAACTTAATAGCTGCATACATTTGGAATGCCTCTTCTTTGTTGGTACATAAGATTCTTCATCTATATATATTGTTTACTGCTGCCCCAAAAAACAAGCCTTGATCTGGGATTGGATTTTCCTTGTGTTTATTTCATCTTGGGATTGGATTTCCGTTTGTGGCAAgtgtttatatatttatatatagtATTATAAGTGTCTAAACGCATTTTACAATTGAAATTAAATTTCGTAAGTGGACAtttgataataataatacgaaaaaAAGATTAATCGATTTACAAATATATcttttcttgttgttgttgttgttttggcCTAACCCGAAGCGATCTCAGTGGGAGATTGAGTTCAAAGTTTGTGTTGTTCCTGCTCTAAGTGATAGTTAAAGATCTGTTTGTTTGATTCTAACGATTGCGGCGGCTCCTCATTCTGGCTGTTGATGCAGCAGAGCTTGCGTCTAGTAAATTGGTGTTTTGTATCTGAACTATCAAGTTAATAAAACTCTctgagtgagtgagtgtgtgtgtgtgtttggttACTTTTAGTGGAAACCTTACGATTAGTTTGTGATTTCAAttgtttgttggttttttaTCTAGATTGCGTGTAAAATATATAATCGtttgatttgttttgtttgtttgacTTTAGGGGTCGCGTTCTTCATTCCTACCAAGagtaatatgtatatgtataacTACTATCTATTTAGCGGGTATTAATTTACgtatgttttcttttttgtatTTACAAACTACATTTTGCATTGTTCTTTCCGTtctcctctctctcgctctctggcGTTTCTTGTTCCACTCATGTCTTGCGCTGTAAATATTTGCACGgatttgaaaaactaaaaacaaaacaaaacaattaaaaaatacAATATTCCTATATATTGAACACAGTattgcatatatatatatatatatatatcggTTAACTTCTTAACTCCTTGTATAATCGGATCTGTCTCTTTTATGTGGATTTTGTTCATcactttttgttgtttttgtgttttgcagaaatcaaataaatgtcttttgtttttgttttatcttcgctttgcttttgctttgcttcCGGTGCTGTGGCGCAcataaatttgcataaataaatTCTAACAACACGCTTAAGCTATTGTGATTagggtaaaaaaaaatacatacaaTAATGTTAATCTTgcagctgcggctgctgctgctgctgctgaactCTCACATATGcggtataaataataaattaaacatttaTAACTATTGCAACGCTACTCGACCTATCAACTATATCATTaaattgtatatatatataaccgTGTATAAATATGTCCTTTCTGCTATAAAAATTactattatttttgttttgttgtttctcGCGTTTcttgttttgcttttgttgttattAGTCTAATCGTTTATAAAGTAATAATAACTGCAGGATTATCAACTTGCTCTAGCATGCACACCATGCCCTTCGCGTGTTTAGTACTCGTAGAAGAAGGTCAAATATGCGCTATATACCTATTATCGCTAGTTTTACAtattatcaaaattattatctgtatcattattattatattatagaATTAATTAGAATTATATAGGTATGCATTAGCGTTATTGTTACATTATGTACAACTCTCCGGGTGCTGGCTCTGCTTGCGTTTCGATTTTGGCTCCTTGGGATGCTGCTCCATCGACGGACGACGCGGCCCGAGCGTGACTAAAGCGCTGGCCACGGCCAGGCCATTCGATTGACCCGTCGGCGCTTGGGATTGGCCACCTATCAAACACGAAACAGATTATCAATTGATTCAGGTCTAAAGCATTCAAATTAATTCAAACCCGTGGGCAGCCGGACTAGAAGCGAGAGCACAGCCGCTCGATTGCCGCAGCAAGGCTCCAAGGCAATGGGACTGGGACATTCCTATGAATATGAACGAAATATAGTCAATAAAATAAAGCCATTTGAGGCAGTCTCGTTTCGCCCACCTTTTTGCGTTTCTTGGACATATGGCCAATGCCCTCCAGCGTTAGACTCAGATCAATACTTTCGCGGTTTTCAATGTCGACGAGCACCTATAACGAAATCGAAGAATGCGTCAAGAGTGTGTGTCCATTAGGGCCGTCAAAAGTTGATTGATTTACCTGTGAAAACGGTCGACTGGCCATCTGTTCCATTTCGACAAACAAACGTTGTCGTCGCCGGAACATGTCATACTTTTGCTTAATCTTCCACAGCACGGCGGCCatgaggagcagcagcaggaagcaGGAGGAGAACGTAATGAAGAACTGCTGCAGATTGAGCTTGGGATACTGGGAGAATGCAATCTGAATCCAGATGGGGGGCTGGAAGTCATGCACAAACACATAGAATGTCGTCAGCGAGCTATTGTCATCCGGCGAGTGACCGAACTGATATTCGGTTTTGGGGAACCGATGGCGGAACGTCGAGCAGTTGACGCCCACCAAAATGAGCATGTCTGGCGAACCGGCTCGCTTCACCGAAATGTCCATTTTGGCCGGCACACTGCAGGTAATCGTAAAGTCCGCGTCGATCTCCGGCTTGCCGGGCGAATTGCGAAAGTTGATTTGGGTGAAGTGGCGGTCCTCCTTCTTCGACAGATTGAACGTGAACTGGTAGTCGATGGTGAGCTCGTAGTAGCACGAGCCCTTGAGCGGATCGCCATGGTAATGGTTCTGGGAGTCACACTTCTCGCAATGATCGCCGACAATGCCCTTGGTGGTGCAGTAGCACTTGCCAGTATCCGGATGACAATAGACGCCCTGATCGTTGCACTCGCAGCGCTGGCACTTCCCCCCGTTGATGGGACTGCCCCAGTATCCCGTCCGGCACTTCTCGCAATGCAAGCCCGTCGTCAGATTGTTGCACGGCTGTTCGCAGTGCTGCTGATCGTTGCACACCGAATGGCCGTTGCAATTGCAGCGCGGACACGACGTGAAAAACCAGTGCTTCAGGGCGCACTCTGTCTCGTCGTAGGGTGCCAGGGCACCGCCCACCACACATCGGCCGAGCCCCGTGTTGGAGCCGTTGTCGCACCAGCCGCAGGCGGGATCGTCGAGACACTGCTGGCAGCTGTTGTAGTAGCCGCACTGGGCACTCGACAGGGCCGTGGTGGTGCCGATGCTCAGTGCCGTCACCGGGGAGGAGCGGCACTTGGCAGTGAAGGTGGTCCACTCCCGACACTGGCCGTAGGGGAAGCTGGCCGTGTAGGCATTGCGATCCACGCACCGCTGCTCGTTCTGGCACCAAATGCACTCATCCTCCGTGCAGTTCTGGCAGTTGGTCAGCGTCGCACACGCCGGCGGACAGACAACATCGTCCTGCGTGCGATTGGACACTGGCCCACCGGCTGTGGAGGACGATCCATGGCTGCGACAGCGATTCTGCTCTGTGTCCCACTTGCAGGCCGCGTTCGAGGAGCAGGCACGACAGTTGTGCAGCTGCTCGCAGACGGACTGCATGAGGAATTCCTCCGACACGGGACAGGCTACCAATTGCTTGGCATTCAGCGGGGGCCCCACTGTCGATGCCGGCACCTGCGGCACGGACTGGTGGGTCGTCGACAGCTCGAGGAAGACGGACGCCACGGAGGTGGTCTCGCGACAGCGCTCCTTGCTGCACACCCCATTGCCGCAGTAGGTGCAATCGAAGGCGGTCGAGACGCACGACTGACAGTTGCCCAGCTCCTGGCAGCGCAGGACGTCGTGCAGCAGCTCCGAGGTCATGGTGAGACGACTCTTCGAGGGGCACGCCACATAGTCGTACTGCTCTCGGCCGTAAATGGCCGATCGCTGCACCTGGGTGATCGAAATGCAGCGCATCTTCTGCACATCCCAGATGCACTTGATGCCGGGCCGGGCGCTGGTGCATTTCTCCTGCTTGGTATAATAGCTGCAGTATCCCGGCTGGTAGCGCAATATGTCGTTGAGCAGCTGTCCATTGAATCCCCCGTAGATGTAGAGAGCGTCCTCAAACACCACCGAACTGTGGCCAAAGCGAGCCAGATCTGCCTGCAGGTAGCTGGGCATCTGATGGAAGTGCCACGAATCACAGTAGACGTCATAGACGAGCAGGTCCTTGCTATAGCACTTAGCGCCGTAGCTCGTGGAGGTGTCGTTGTGCGTGTTTCCCCCAAACACCATCATCAGGCCATGGTTCACAAAGTTCGCGGTGTGCAGCAGCCGGGCACTAGGCGCCGACGAGAGCAGGCTCCAGATGCGTGTCGAGGGCTCGTACGCGTACAGCCGCGAGCTCAGCACTTGGCTGGACTCGCTCTCCGACACAATGCCGCCGTACACGTAGACCTTCTCTGTGAGAAAGTCGTAGGCGGCGCTGTGTCCGTAGCCTCCCTTTACGACGAAGCCAGAGGTCTGGACGATGCGCCACTCACGTGATCCGAAGTTAAACTCCTGCACCGTGTTGAGGTAGCCATAGTGGGGCGAATGCCCGAATATGACCACCATATACTGATAGTTGTTCTTGTCCCCGAAGCCAGGGACCAGCGTGGCCGTGTGCCCCACCACATGGAGGGGCCCGCACATGCCACTTGGCCCGGTGGTCACGTTGCACGCGTCCGTCCGCACGGTGATGTTCTCCCACGTCTTGGCCGACACATCGAAGGCCCACAGCTCGTTGGAGATGCCCTGGCCCTTGATGACGCCGCCGTACATGAAGATCTTGTCGCCGTACATGACGGTGGAGCTGCCATAGCGTTTGTCGGGCACCTCGCCGCCATCCTCCGGATGTACAGTCTCCCACACATTGCCGTTAAAGTCATAGGTACTCATTAGCTCGCCGCGTCCATACGATTCCCCGCCCACAATGTGCAGAGTGTCGCGCCAGACGGTGGCGCCATGGGAGGCGCTGCCCGCCGGCGCCGGTGAATGCTTGGGATGTACAGTGGTCCAGGCGCCATGGGCGCTGACCTGACTACAATCATCGCCAGCAAAGCCATCGTAGCAGATGCAGCTAAGGACAGAGCAACGGATCGGATAAGTATTTGGACGAGGATTGGATGGGGACTACGCTGGGGACTTACCGCTCCTGATCCAGTCTGCAGTGGCCTTGGTTTTTCTCCTCCAAGCAATTGCCCGGACAGGCAGCCATATTGCAGGCCTCGCCCCTGTACATGGGATCACAGATGCAGTCGCCATCCCGGCACTTGCCATGCCCAGAGCATTCCACCTCTGCAAAAGGGATGAGAGAATCAATCGGAGTACATGGAAGGCAAGGAAGCTATAGCTACCATCGCTATCCGTGGGACAGCCATTCATTTTGTAGGTTAGATTAAAGCCAGACATGTTGTAAGCATCGTCACTGAAGAAGTGCACCAGGGCAGTGCCCGATCTGGCTATCACCTGCGGCACGTGTCGTATGGAGAAGTTCCCCCTGTACATGAGGCCGCTGCAAACAGAAAGAGAGACGGATAAAGGTCAGACATTGACAGAGGAGGTCACGACTAGTCTATCACTCACCTGAAGACCGCCAGCAGGGGCGAGTCCACGCTGTCGCCGTCGTATATGTAGAGGTGATCCCAGCCGCATTCCGTCGCAAATTCCCGCAGGTGAATCCGTATATTGGATGTTCTTGGCGAATTGGCATTATGTCGCCGGCCCCAGTGCGGGTGGCGGGCATCGATAAGCCAACTGCACTTGACACTCACCGAATAGTTGCCCCAACCATCGTGTATGGTCCCCATGGGATGGTACATGCTGCAACACAGAGGcacagaaagagaaagagacagatgtaggggggtggtggggggtAATGTGAAATGAATCCGTATAAAGCGTAATCGATGTGGCAAAAGATAAATCAATTCCGCAATCGATTCAATGGGAGGCGACTACATGCGCAATGCCTTCTTCAATGGatgctgcctctgccgctgccgcagcCGCTGTCTCTGTTCAAAGATAATTGAATTCGCCGGCCAGTGCAAATGCAATCTCACCCCATTGATTGATAGAAAAAAGCGGCAGAGTGAGGGAGACCGACCACAGCTGAAGCCTCTCAACTGTTGAGTGTGTGCCtcgcctctctctctcattcaCAAAAGGTGACCATTCATTCTTTACTCTTTTCCCAACCCTAGCACTAGCCCTAGCCTTACGCTGcagctcacacacacacacatgcaaaaaTGGAGATTATAAATAGAAATATCTGCTGAGTAGAGGGCATGAGCGACAGGTGACAGTTCCAGTGACAGTCGCTGCATGTAACCCAGTGAGAGCATTCAATAGTCGACTCTCATCTACGACTCACATTCGCTTAAAAATAACTGCTTTCTTTTTGCTCGTCTCTCATTCCACGCGAAATGTAACTCAAGGAATGGTTTACCCTACACTCGGGTGAACGTGTCCTACAGACTCTCTCAAGATGTTTAAACAATCAAGTGGGGGAAAGTGGTTTCGGGTGTCCCAAACTCGAATGCTGCTGCTCACGTTACATCGGGCACGCAGACGATTCTAGTCATTGAATAACAAGAATCAATGTCAGTAGGgtatgcatatgtacatatatttatacccTCATTGGTAAATCCAATGAATCATTTTGGGCACTGAAGCGCCTAACATGGCCCAGCCATACGCACAAAGAGAgtaatagagagagagagagagagagtaacgTAGGGAGAGAGCGTGTGTAGGTGACCAGCAGGAGACTTTGTCATGTGTGCAATGGCTTGGAATGCATTAGtgtaggaggaggaggaggggcaACCCAGCAGAgtttctgttgttgctgcccaAAGCCCATTCAAATGCGAATCGTGTGCAAACACAGACGACAGGTGGGCGGTGGGAGAGTCCAACTAAATACTCTCTCCCCCAGCGATAAGCGCGGCTGATAAGCGAGTGAGGAAGATTTTGCTTATCGGCTGAGTAAATCGCAATGCACGGGAGTTGTTGGAGGGAGCGGCCCATAAAGCAGGTCTGGGAGATCAGAAATGCATAGTTCTGCGGCAGGTGAAACGACCTTAATGGTTGGGTGCGCATGTTTTTCGGATCCATCATTCGGGCAACGCCGCAGGGCAGGTGTTTTAAAGCGCTGACAGCGCCCAGAGCTTAGTTAATGTCAAGATAGTAACAGGAGAGGGGaagctctctttctctcttatCGAGTTTGCTGAACAAACAGCTTTTGAAACATAAACAAAGCATTTCATAAGCTTTATGACGATTtataatatatgtacatcATCATAT
This region of Drosophila miranda strain MSH22 chromosome 2, D.miranda_PacBio2.1, whole genome shotgun sequence genomic DNA includes:
- the LOC108156544 gene encoding attractin-like protein 1, coding for MCLVEHAGDQQKQPSSPVTSSTTSFCSNRNRNNNPSPSITIVNSQQQQHHHHHQSLRSGASTSTPTTTTTSPTFNAKYRRKCLLLLTLLLFHGCFSGLHRASAYNCTAHGSRCQNDGQCQEDGQCLCADGWQGPECQFCGGKVRMYHPMGTIHDGWGNYSVSVKCSWLIDARHPHWGRRHNANSPRTSNIRIHLREFATECGWDHLYIYDGDSVDSPLLAVFSGLMYRGNFSIRHVPQVIARSGTALVHFFSDDAYNMSGFNLTYKMNGCPTDSDEVECSGHGKCRDGDCICDPMYRGEACNMAACPGNCLEEKNQGHCRLDQERCICYDGFAGDDCSQVSAHGAWTTVHPKHSPAPAGSASHGATVWRDTLHIVGGESYGRGELMSTYDFNGNVWETVHPEDGGEVPDKRYGSSTVMYGDKIFMYGGVIKGQGISNELWAFDVSAKTWENITVRTDACNVTTGPSGMCGPLHVVGHTATLVPGFGDKNNYQYMVVIFGHSPHYGYLNTVQEFNFGSREWRIVQTSGFVVKGGYGHSAAYDFLTEKVYVYGGIVSESESSQVLSSRLYAYEPSTRIWSLLSSAPSARLLHTANFVNHGLMMVFGGNTHNDTSTSYGAKCYSKDLLVYDVYCDSWHFHQMPSYLQADLARFGHSSVVFEDALYIYGGFNGQLLNDILRYQPGYCSYYTKQEKCTSARPGIKCIWDVQKMRCISITQVQRSAIYGREQYDYVACPSKSRLTMTSELLHDVLRCQELGNCQSCVSTAFDCTYCGNGVCSKERCRETTSVASVFLELSTTHQSVPQVPASTVGPPLNAKQLVACPVSEEFLMQSVCEQLHNCRACSSNAACKWDTEQNRCRSHGSSSTAGGPVSNRTQDDVVCPPACATLTNCQNCTEDECIWCQNEQRCVDRNAYTASFPYGQCREWTTFTAKCRSSPVTALSIGTTTALSSAQCGYYNSCQQCLDDPACGWCDNGSNTGLGRCVVGGALAPYDETECALKHWFFTSCPRCNCNGHSVCNDQQHCEQPCNNLTTGLHCEKCRTGYWGSPINGGKCQRCECNDQGVYCHPDTGKCYCTTKGIVGDHCEKCDSQNHYHGDPLKGSCYYELTIDYQFTFNLSKKEDRHFTQINFRNSPGKPEIDADFTITCSVPAKMDISVKRAGSPDMLILVGVNCSTFRHRFPKTEYQFGHSPDDNSSLTTFYVFVHDFQPPIWIQIAFSQYPKLNLQQFFITFSSCFLLLLLMAAVLWKIKQKYDMFRRRQRLFVEMEQMASRPFSQVLVDIENRESIDLSLTLEGIGHMSKKRKKECPSPIALEPCCGNRAAVLSLLVRLPTGGQSQAPTGQSNGLAVASALVTLGPRRPSMEQHPKEPKSKRKQSQHPESCT